One genomic segment of Nonomuraea coxensis DSM 45129 includes these proteins:
- a CDS encoding DUF47 domain-containing protein, translated as MKRLRWIRDLVSGRMDAGVTEALLGQLEATKEGAWLAMSMIGGEVGRTGAHERMRSIEHLGDEERARLVDELQSALVTPIDREDLFRLSRSIDDVLDSLRDFVRESHLYRVPEQIRFTPMLDQVIVGIDALEQAVRDLAASPTAVAVDALEAKKAGGAIRRMYQYEISRIFSGDELTPEKMKERELVRRLEIVGVAIGEAADAIADGAMKR; from the coding sequence GTGAAGCGACTGCGGTGGATCAGGGACCTCGTCTCCGGGCGCATGGACGCCGGGGTGACCGAGGCGCTGCTCGGCCAGCTCGAGGCCACCAAGGAGGGCGCCTGGCTGGCCATGTCCATGATCGGCGGCGAGGTGGGGCGCACCGGGGCGCACGAACGGATGCGCTCCATCGAGCACCTGGGCGACGAGGAGCGCGCCCGCCTCGTGGACGAGCTCCAGTCCGCCCTCGTCACGCCGATCGACCGGGAGGACCTGTTCCGGCTGTCGCGCTCGATCGACGACGTGCTGGACTCGCTGCGGGACTTCGTGCGCGAGTCCCATCTGTACCGGGTGCCGGAGCAGATCCGCTTCACGCCCATGCTCGACCAGGTCATCGTCGGCATCGACGCCCTGGAGCAGGCGGTGCGCGACCTGGCCGCGAGCCCGACGGCGGTCGCGGTGGACGCGCTGGAGGCGAAGAAGGCGGGCGGGGCGATCCGGCGGATGTACCAGTACGAGATCTCGCGCATCTTCTCCGGCGACGAGCTGACGCCGGAGAAGATGAAGGAGCGGGAGCTGGTGCGCCGGCTGGAGATCGTCGGGGTGGCGATCGGCGAGGCGGCGGACGCCATCGCCGACGGCGCCATGAAGCGCTGA